From a region of the Mucilaginibacter auburnensis genome:
- a CDS encoding GNAT family N-acetyltransferase produces MTINIRIAVKEDCPRLLELVNELAVYEKAPEEVTVTLQEFEEAGFGQTPVWRAFVAEANGLIVGFALYYTRFSTWKGCRMYLEDFIVTETMRGKGIGKLLFERTLAEAHEKGYSGVVWQVLDWNEPAINFYNKYNAKLEAGWLNASLPKEQLQHV; encoded by the coding sequence ATGACCATAAACATAAGAATTGCTGTTAAGGAAGATTGCCCGCGCTTGCTTGAATTGGTTAATGAATTGGCCGTTTATGAGAAAGCGCCTGAAGAAGTAACCGTAACCTTGCAGGAATTTGAAGAAGCGGGCTTTGGCCAAACACCGGTTTGGCGTGCTTTTGTTGCAGAGGCTAACGGCCTGATAGTTGGCTTCGCGCTATATTACACACGATTTTCAACCTGGAAAGGTTGTCGTATGTACCTGGAAGACTTTATTGTTACGGAGACCATGCGTGGCAAGGGCATAGGTAAATTGCTTTTTGAACGGACACTGGCTGAAGCCCACGAAAAAGGTTACAGCGGCGTAGTTTGGCAGGTACTTGACTGGAATGAACCTGCCATTAATTTTTATAATAAATATAACGCGAAGCTGGAAGCCGGATGGCTCAATGCATCATTACCAAAAGAACAATTGCAACATGTATAG
- a CDS encoding YggS family pyridoxal phosphate-dependent enzyme: MSIADNINNLKSQTDAQKVTLVAVSKTKSVADIMEAYNAGQRIFGENMVQELVDKQEQLPDDIKWHLIGHLQSNKVKYIAPFIAMIQSVDSIKLLQEINKHALKNNRIIDCLLQVYIADEETKFGLGFDEAIELLRSDEFSELKNIRIRGLMGIATNTESEKQLKEEFYELKTFFDGIKLSFFRKDANFDTVSMGMSSDYEIAIEQGSNMIRLGSTIFGSRVIKHWKNN; the protein is encoded by the coding sequence ATGAGCATTGCCGATAACATTAATAATTTAAAAAGCCAAACCGACGCACAAAAGGTTACATTGGTAGCAGTATCAAAAACTAAATCGGTTGCTGATATTATGGAAGCCTACAATGCCGGACAGCGTATTTTCGGCGAAAATATGGTGCAGGAACTGGTTGATAAACAGGAACAACTGCCTGATGATATCAAATGGCACCTTATTGGGCATCTGCAGAGCAACAAGGTAAAATACATAGCGCCCTTTATAGCCATGATACAATCTGTTGATAGCATAAAGCTGTTGCAGGAGATCAATAAACATGCTCTAAAAAACAACCGCATTATTGACTGTTTATTACAGGTTTATATTGCAGATGAAGAAACTAAATTCGGACTGGGTTTTGACGAAGCCATTGAACTGCTACGTTCAGACGAATTTTCGGAACTTAAAAATATACGCATACGTGGCTTAATGGGAATTGCTACCAATACCGAAAGCGAAAAGCAATTGAAAGAGGAATTTTACGAACTGAAAACTTTTTTTGACGGTATTAAATTAAGCTTTTTCAGGAAAGACGCTAACTTCGATACCGTATCAATGGGTATGTCTTCAGATTATGAAATTGCCATAGAACAAGGCAGTAACATGATACGTTTAGGAAGTACTATTTTTGGCAGTCGTGTAATTAAGCACTGGAAAAACAACTAA
- a CDS encoding DUF4296 domain-containing protein, with the protein MRKHLTLFFSALIFIASCKDNKGDTGVIDKNKMALILTDIHLVDGTMMMHGANDSIYKYGTNRYKQVFKKYGIDTALFNKSIKYYAGEPEQMVLIYDQIGKLLAAKIDSTGKVQSKQISAEARRNQAKTKAAQKKDSLERDSVKNAKSLKLKINQKVL; encoded by the coding sequence ATGCGCAAACATCTTACGTTGTTTTTTTCGGCTTTGATCTTTATTGCATCCTGTAAAGACAATAAAGGTGATACCGGTGTGATCGACAAAAATAAAATGGCACTCATTTTAACCGATATCCATTTGGTTGATGGTACCATGATGATGCATGGCGCAAATGACAGCATTTACAAATACGGTACTAACCGTTATAAACAGGTTTTTAAAAAATATGGAATAGATACGGCCTTGTTCAATAAGAGCATAAAATATTACGCCGGTGAGCCTGAGCAAATGGTGCTTATCTATGATCAAATAGGAAAGCTGCTTGCTGCCAAAATTGACTCGACCGGTAAAGTACAGAGTAAGCAAATAAGTGCAGAGGCAAGGCGAAACCAAGCCAAAACCAAAGCAGCGCAAAAGAAAGATTCACTTGAACGCGATTCTGTGAAGAACGCGAAATCGCTTAAATTAAAAATAAACCAAAAGGTTCTATAA